From Syntrophales bacterium:
TATGTCTCGGCATCGGCAGCCATCGGTTCGTTTTCGTTCGGCACCTTTGAGTTCGTTTACGTGGCCGCCGCGGCCATCCTTTTGGGAGGGCTGCTTCTCTTTCTGAAATACACCCGACTCGGCCAGGCAGCCCTGGCCGTCGGGCAAAACCCGCGCGGCGCAAAACTGGTCGGCATCAATGTCGATCAGACCTATCTGATCATCTTCAGCCTCTCCATCGCCCTTGTGGGGGCAATCGGGGCGATCTTCATGACCAGGCATTCCATTTTCCCCCTCGTGGGGGGCGCCTACACCTTGAAATCATTTTGTCTCATCGCAATGGCAGGAATGGGAAATCTTGTCGGCATTGCGGTGTTCAGCCTGATCCTCGGCGTCTCGGAGAGTCTTGTCCTCTCTCTCAGGGGGTACGCCGGCTGGGCTGATATCATCTTCTTTGCGCTTATCACAGGTGTCATTATCGTCAGATCCCATCAAAGGCAAATCAGATGAAGACACAGAACCGCTGGATACTTTATGCCGTTGTCACTGCCCTGCTTGTCACGCTTCCCTATTATACCGGGACATACCTGCTGAGCGTCGCCGGGACAATCCTCATCTATCTGGCTCTGGCCCTGAGTTGGGACATGCTTCTGAGGTCCGGTCAGCTCTCCTTCGGCATTGCGGGGTTCTTCGGAATAGGCGGCTATGCGGCCGTCCTCATCTTTATGAATGCCGGCGTGAACCCGCTCGTCAGTATCCTGGCGGGGGGAGCCGCTGCCGGTGTTTTTGCGTTGATTATCGGAACTGCCGTGCTGCAGCTTCGGGGCATGTATTTTGCGATTGTAACCCTGGCGCTGGCGGAGATTTTCCGGGTAATTATCAGGAATCTTCCGGATCTGACAGGCGGTCCCGAGGGGCTGGTTTTGCCAGCCGCTATCTTTTCGGGGGATTCGACCAGTACCTTCTGGCTAATCCTCGCGGTTGCCATAACCGCCGTTATCGCCTCTGAAATATTTCAAAAAAGCCGAATTTTCTTCGCCCTCACCTCAATCAGAAACGACGAAGTTCTGGCCCGGTCGAGCGGCATCAATGTGTTCAAATACTTAGTCATCGTCTTTGCCGTTACCTCGGCAATTCAGGGGATTGCCGGCGGCGCCTATGCCCATGTTCATGGTTTCGTCTCCCCGGAGGGAAGTTTTTCCCTTGACTTCGCCCTGCTTCCGATGGCGATGGCCCTTTTCGGCGGGATGCATACCACTTGGGGGCCGGTTCTGGGGGCGGTTCTGCTGGGAATCGCCGCGGAGTTTCTGAAACTGCAGATTCCCTATGGTCACCTGCTGGTTTACGGAGTCATTATTGTGATCGCAATCATCCTGTTTCCCAAAGGAATTGTGGGGACCATCAGTCAAAAATTGCAGGCAAGGTGATGGCAATTTCAAAGGTACAGACCGCTCCTATTTTACAGATCGAGAACCTGAAGAGACTCTTCGGGGGGCTGGCCGCGCTCAACGGGGCCACCTTCGAGATCCGGGAAAACGAAGTCCTTGGCATTCTGGGGCCCAATGGCGCCGGAAAGACGACCCTGATCAACGTGATTGCCGGCATCTATCTTCCCACGAGCGGAAGGATCTTTTTCGAGGGGCGTGATATCACGAACATTCCGGCCCACCGGATCTGCCGGCTCGGAATCGGCAGGACCTTTCAACTCGCGAAGCCCCTCGAAGATCTGAGCCTGGCGGAAAATGTCATGGTGGGGGCCCTCTTCGGCAGCGGGTGCACCTTGAGAGAGGCAAGAAAAAGATCAGAAGAAACATGCGAGTTTGTGGGTCTCGGGGACGTCCAGCGAGGCATTTCCAAGGTGACCGCGCTGGAAATAAAGAAAATGCAGATTGCCCATGCCCTGGCCGCACGGCCCCGGATTCTTTTTCTCGATGAGGTGATGGCGGGTCTCAACACCGACGAGACCTTCGAGATGATCGAGCTGGTGCGGAAAATTCATGACCGGGGGGTGACGATCGGAATCGTCGAACACGTAATGCGGGTCATCAAGGAATTGACGAATCGGGTGGTAGTCCTGGACTGGGGACAGGTGATCGCGGAAGGGCCGTACGAGGCTGTCTCCGCAAATCCACTTGTCATCAGCGCCTATCTTGGAGAGGAGACATGATGCTCACACTGAGGGAGGTCAACGTCTCGTATGGAAAACTGCACATCCTCTGGGATCTCTCCCTGCAGGTCGGACAGGAGTCGGTCGGCCTTTTCGGGCCTAATGGCGCCGGCAAGACAACCCTGATCAACACCCTTCTGGGGCTCGTCAAACCAACGAGCGGCGAAATCCTCTTTGAAGGCGAAACCCTGCTCGCTTTGAAAACGCACCAGCGGATAAGGCGCGGCATTGCGGTGGTGCCGCAGGAACGGGAGCTTTTCCCGACGCTGACCGTACTCGAAAACCTGATGTCCGGCGCCCTGCATATCCCGAGGGCAAAACAGAAGGCGACGGAACAGCTCGAGACCGTCATCCAGCTCTTTCCCGTACTCAAGGAGCGATTCAAACAACTGGCCGGCACCATGAGCGGTGGACAGCAGCGGATGCTGGCGATCGGCCGCGCCCTGATGGCAGACCCGCGACTCCTCATTCTTGATGAACCTTCGGGGGGACTGCAGCCCAGCCTTGTCTCGGAACTATTCGAGCGGCTCGGAAAGATCAAGGAAAGCGTCGCCATCCTTGTGGCGGAACAAAACGTAAGACAGTGTCTGAAGGCGATAGACAGAGGGTATGTAATCGAAAACGGCCGCGTTGTGATGGAAAAAAACGTCGAAGAACTGACGAACAACGACTACATCCGGAAATCATACCTGGGAATTTGAGTTATTAAACTGCATACCCGCAGAGGGACTGCAGCCGGAATAAACGAAAGGAGAAGCGATATGAGTGAGCCAATCATGATCTCCGGCAAAGGCGACGGGGTTAAACTTCAATTGGCCGAGTGGGGAACAACCGGACAAGTCGTCCTGTGCATTCACGGGATAACGGCCAACTGCCGATGCTGGGATGTGGTCGCTTCTTCCCTGGAAGCAGAGTTCCGCGTCCTCGCGATGGATCTGCGGGGCAGAGGACATTCCGAAAAGCCGGCGACAGGCTACTCCGTTGAACAACACTGCCGGGACATCGCGGCTCTTCAGGACGATCTGGGCCTGAAGCGTCCGGTGATCATGGGGCATTCGCTGGGGGCCTTCATCGCCCTCGCCTTCGCCGCCACTTACCCGGACAGGGTTGAGAGCGTCATCCTCGTGGATGGCGGAGGCGACCTTTCCGCAGAGCAGATGGCCAAGGTCTTTTCCGGGATCAAGCCGGCGCTGGAGCGGCTGGGAAAGGTTTTTCCCTCCGCGGATGCCTATATAGACACCATGAAGCAGGCTCCGTATCTTCAGCCTTGGTCGCCTGCACTGGAGACCTATTGCCGTTACGAGCTTACCGAGGTCGAAGGCGGCGTAAAGGCGAACATCGATCCGCTTCACATTCAGGAAGAGGCAATCAATTTGGGGAAAATGAAAGCGGCCTCCTTTTACAAAAAAATCGCCTGCAAAGTGCTGATCCTGAGGGCGACGAGAGGGCTTCTGGCCGAGGATGACATTCTCCTGCCGGAGGAGGTTGTCGAGAGGATGACGCGGGAAATTCTCACTGCAAAGCGGATTGATATACCGGGAACCAACCATTACAGCATTCTCTTTCAGCCAAACAAGCTGCGTGACGAGGCTATTAAGGGCTTTCTGAGGGAACATTCCCGTTTTTGAGGGTGGGAGGGTGCTGACGCACTTGAGGAAGGCAACAGAGAATAAACCTTCATACCCGGCACGGACACAACGAATGATGAAAATGCTGATTCACAATCAACTGTGATAACAAATGTTTGCATCCATTTTCATATAAAAGTTTAATTTCGTTTGCATTTATATCGACATTTTTCATATAAGCTACATTCACACAATCATAAGGAGGGTTACATGAACGATTCCAGAATCTTTCAAATGCCGTCTGTTGTTCATTTCGGAAGTGGCGCCGCCGCACAGGCCGGGCCCGAGGCTGCACGCCTGGGGGCGAAAAAGGCGCTGCTCGTCACCGACGAAATTCTGATGCAGACAGGCGCCGTAAAGCCGGTAATAGACTCTCTGGGGGCGGCAAACATTGAAACCGTTATTTTTGACAAGATCGCCAGCGAGCCGGTTATCAAGTTTGTCGAAGAAGGACTGCAACTCCTGCGCCAGAAAAAATGCGACGTACTCGTCGCGGTCGGAGGGGGCAGCCCGATAGATACGGCAAAGGCCATTGCCGTGATGGCCGCCAACCCGGGAAAGATAGAAGATTACATGGGCATAGGGAAGATAAAAAATCCGGGAATGCCATTGATCGCCATTCCGACCACAGCCGGCACCGGAAGCGAGGTGACTATTTTCACGATCATTACCGACACGAAACGGGACGTGAAGATGCTGATCGGAAGTCCCCATGTGATGCCCCGGATCGCCTTGGTGGACCCACTGATGACGCTCGGCATGCCCCGCGGTCTTACCGCGGCGACAGGGCTTGACGCCTTGACCCACGCCATCGAGGCCTATGTCTCGCTGAAGGCCCAGCCACTGAGCGATGTCATGGCGCTTTCCGCAATAGAGCGCCTGTTCAAAAACCTTCCCCAGGCATGGGCTAATCCGAACAACATTGAAGCCCGGACGCAGACGCTTCTGGGAGCAATGCAGGCAGGAATCGCCTTCAGCAATGCCTCGGTCGCCCTCGTGCATGGAATGTCCCGGCCGCTCGGCGCCTATTTTCACATTCCTCACGGCCTGAGCAATGCCACGCTGCTGGGGGATGTGATGGAATTCAGCATCATGGGAAACCCCGTCCGGTATGCCCGAATCACCGAGGCAATGGGAGTCGATATAACCGGACTGCTTCCGACAGAAGCCGCCGAAGAGGGAGCAATGCTCATCAAGAAACTGGTTGCCGATCTTGAGGTTCCCTCCATTAAGGAACTGGGCGTGGATAAAAAGAAACTGGACGAGGTTGTCGAGCAAATGGCGAAGGACGCCATCGCCAGCGGCAGCCCCGGAAACAACCCACGGATAGCCACCCCGCAGGAGATTGTCTCCCTATATTACAAGGCTTTCCAGGGCTGATGCTTTCCTTGAACATCTGAAATCAACCGAACCGGCAACCACAGAACAGTGGCACCGAACAATAAGGAGAACAAGATGTTACAGAAGAAGATGTTACAGAAGAAAGATACGTACGAAGAGGTTTATCGGAGTTTTCGCTGGCAGATTCCGGAGCAGTACAATATCGGGGCTGATATCTGCGATAAGTGGGCTGATCAGCGCTATCGCCTTGCCCTTATCTACGATGACGGCAAGGGTCGGACCGAAAAATACACCTTCTGGGATATCAAAAATCTCTCCAACCGGCTGGCCAATGCCCTGCGCGCACACGGGGTCGAGCGGGGCGACCGGGTTGGAATCCTGCTGCCGCAGTGTCCGGAAACGGCAATCGCCCATGTCGCCATCTACAAGCTGGGCGCCATAGCGATTCCGCTGGCAACCCTTTTCGGCCCTGATGCCCTCGAGTATCGTCTGAACAACAGCGGGGCAAAAGCCGTCATCACCGACGGGGATAATCTTGCCAAGGTAACGGCCATCCGTGAGAATCTCCCCGATTTAAAGCTTGTTTTCGTCACTAACGGGAAGCCGGATAACAGCTCCCTCGATTTCTGGGCGACGCTGGAGAAGGGCGCCTCCCGTTTCGAACCCGTGCCGACACTGGCGGATGACCCGGCCCTGATCATCTACACATCGGGAACCACCGGGCCACCCAAAGGGGCTCTGCACGCCCACCGGGTCGTTCTCGGCCATATTCCCGGCGTGGAATTCTTCCATAACTTCTTTCCGAAACAGGATGACGTTTACTGGACACCCTCCGACTGGGCATGGGCGGGAGGATTGCTGGATGTCCTGCTGCCGAGCTGGCATCACGGCGTCCCTGTCTTCGCCTACAGCGCCAAAAAATTCGACCCGGAACAGGCATTTTACTTTATCGCCAAATACGGAGTCCGCAATGCGTTTATCGTGCCGACCGCCCTCAAGATAATGCGCCAGGTGGAAAACCCGAAAGGACGCTACGACTACAGCATGCGAACAATCGGCTCCGGCGGGGAAACGCTGGGAGAGGAACTGCTCAACTGGGGCCGGGAGGTCATGGATCTGCAGATCAACGAATTCTACGGTCAGACCGAGGTAAACCTGGTTGTCGGAAACTGCTGCGAAATCATGCCAATACGACGCGGTTCGATGGGAAAGCCAATTCCCGGCCACCAGGTGGAGGTTGTTGACGAAGAGGGAAACATTGTGCCACCGGGAACAACAGGAGAAATCGCTATCCTCCGTCCCGACCCGGTCATGTTTCTCAACTATTGGCAAAATCCCGAGGCAACCGAGAAAAAATTTGTCGGCGACTGGTCACTGACTGGAGATCTCGGAAAGAAGGATGAGGACGGATACCTGTGGTACATAGCCCGGAAGGACGACGTCATCACCTCCTCCGGTTACCGAATCGGCCCGGCGGAAATCGAGGACTGCCTGCTCCGACATCCGGCTGTGGCTATGTCAGCGGTGATCGGCAAACCCGATCCCGTCCGGACGGAAATCGTAAAGGCCTTTGTTGTCCTTAAACCGGGGGTGCCTGCTTCCAAAGAATTGTCAGTGGAAATTCGGGATTTCATCAGAAACCGTCTGGCCGCCCACGAGTACCCGCGGGAGATAGAGTTTGTTGAAGAGCTTCCTATGACCAGTTCCGGTAAAATCATCCGTGGCGAGCTTCGACGACGTGAAAGCGAAGCTTAATGTTCACAAAGCGAAGCTTAATGTTCACAAAGCGAAGCTTAATGTTCACAAAGCTAAGCTTGATGTTCATAAAGCGAAAAGCAGCGGGCAAAAAACTGAATATCGGTTCTAAAAAAAGATGAAAAGGGGGTGGTGCCGGGAAGCTGTTCACGCGAGAGGGAACGGCGATTGCAGGCATTATTGGCCAATCGCATGCTTCGATCTGAGATGGTGAGGAATCGATTTCAAACAATCGATTCAAAATTTTCTAGTTACGCTGACCCCAATGCCCGGCGTGGGTACAACCAAACATGAAACCATTCAGGATGTTGCGAGTAATTTTACCTAAACATGAGGAGGGAAAGATGAAAAAAAAGTTGATGTTCCTTGTTGTCGTAACGATGGCGGCGTTTTTTTGCGGGAGCTTCGGCCTCGCCACAGCGGCGGACCAACCGATCAAATGGAAGATGGTAACCACCTGGACGCCAGCGATCAACCTGATCGAAGGCGACAAGAATTTTGCCAAATTAGTCAACGAGTTAAGTAACGGACGTCTGCAGATAACCGTCTCCCCTGCCGGCGAACTGGTCCCGGCAACCGCGGTTTTCGACACCGTTTCCAAAGGCGCCGTAGAATGCGGCGGCGACTGGCCATCCTACTG
This genomic window contains:
- a CDS encoding branched-chain amino acid ABC transporter permease, giving the protein MKELFKQRIWQWLLASLILAVALACWKPYVLVEGIQRSSLYAMIALPMALVLGIVGIVNLAHGEFMMLGAYLAYWLNVHFGMDPFVAMFPAFIAFAVIGVISYLTTIKYVLGAPELNQLLLTFGLAMILQQLANLVWTSQPLKVHLGYVSASAAIGSFSFGTFEFVYVAAAAILLGGLLLFLKYTRLGQAALAVGQNPRGAKLVGINVDQTYLIIFSLSIALVGAIGAIFMTRHSIFPLVGGAYTLKSFCLIAMAGMGNLVGIAVFSLILGVSESLVLSLRGYAGWADIIFFALITGVIIVRSHQRQIR
- a CDS encoding branched-chain amino acid ABC transporter permease; translated protein: MKTQNRWILYAVVTALLVTLPYYTGTYLLSVAGTILIYLALALSWDMLLRSGQLSFGIAGFFGIGGYAAVLIFMNAGVNPLVSILAGGAAAGVFALIIGTAVLQLRGMYFAIVTLALAEIFRVIIRNLPDLTGGPEGLVLPAAIFSGDSTSTFWLILAVAITAVIASEIFQKSRIFFALTSIRNDEVLARSSGINVFKYLVIVFAVTSAIQGIAGGAYAHVHGFVSPEGSFSLDFALLPMAMALFGGMHTTWGPVLGAVLLGIAAEFLKLQIPYGHLLVYGVIIVIAIILFPKGIVGTISQKLQAR
- a CDS encoding ABC transporter ATP-binding protein; translated protein: MAISKVQTAPILQIENLKRLFGGLAALNGATFEIRENEVLGILGPNGAGKTTLINVIAGIYLPTSGRIFFEGRDITNIPAHRICRLGIGRTFQLAKPLEDLSLAENVMVGALFGSGCTLREARKRSEETCEFVGLGDVQRGISKVTALEIKKMQIAHALAARPRILFLDEVMAGLNTDETFEMIELVRKIHDRGVTIGIVEHVMRVIKELTNRVVVLDWGQVIAEGPYEAVSANPLVISAYLGEET
- a CDS encoding ABC transporter ATP-binding protein; the encoded protein is MMLTLREVNVSYGKLHILWDLSLQVGQESVGLFGPNGAGKTTLINTLLGLVKPTSGEILFEGETLLALKTHQRIRRGIAVVPQERELFPTLTVLENLMSGALHIPRAKQKATEQLETVIQLFPVLKERFKQLAGTMSGGQQRMLAIGRALMADPRLLILDEPSGGLQPSLVSELFERLGKIKESVAILVAEQNVRQCLKAIDRGYVIENGRVVMEKNVEELTNNDYIRKSYLGI
- a CDS encoding alpha/beta hydrolase; the encoded protein is MSEPIMISGKGDGVKLQLAEWGTTGQVVLCIHGITANCRCWDVVASSLEAEFRVLAMDLRGRGHSEKPATGYSVEQHCRDIAALQDDLGLKRPVIMGHSLGAFIALAFAATYPDRVESVILVDGGGDLSAEQMAKVFSGIKPALERLGKVFPSADAYIDTMKQAPYLQPWSPALETYCRYELTEVEGGVKANIDPLHIQEEAINLGKMKAASFYKKIACKVLILRATRGLLAEDDILLPEEVVERMTREILTAKRIDIPGTNHYSILFQPNKLRDEAIKGFLREHSRF
- a CDS encoding iron-containing alcohol dehydrogenase, producing MNDSRIFQMPSVVHFGSGAAAQAGPEAARLGAKKALLVTDEILMQTGAVKPVIDSLGAANIETVIFDKIASEPVIKFVEEGLQLLRQKKCDVLVAVGGGSPIDTAKAIAVMAANPGKIEDYMGIGKIKNPGMPLIAIPTTAGTGSEVTIFTIITDTKRDVKMLIGSPHVMPRIALVDPLMTLGMPRGLTAATGLDALTHAIEAYVSLKAQPLSDVMALSAIERLFKNLPQAWANPNNIEARTQTLLGAMQAGIAFSNASVALVHGMSRPLGAYFHIPHGLSNATLLGDVMEFSIMGNPVRYARITEAMGVDITGLLPTEAAEEGAMLIKKLVADLEVPSIKELGVDKKKLDEVVEQMAKDAIASGSPGNNPRIATPQEIVSLYYKAFQG
- a CDS encoding acyl-CoA synthetase produces the protein MLQKKMLQKKDTYEEVYRSFRWQIPEQYNIGADICDKWADQRYRLALIYDDGKGRTEKYTFWDIKNLSNRLANALRAHGVERGDRVGILLPQCPETAIAHVAIYKLGAIAIPLATLFGPDALEYRLNNSGAKAVITDGDNLAKVTAIRENLPDLKLVFVTNGKPDNSSLDFWATLEKGASRFEPVPTLADDPALIIYTSGTTGPPKGALHAHRVVLGHIPGVEFFHNFFPKQDDVYWTPSDWAWAGGLLDVLLPSWHHGVPVFAYSAKKFDPEQAFYFIAKYGVRNAFIVPTALKIMRQVENPKGRYDYSMRTIGSGGETLGEELLNWGREVMDLQINEFYGQTEVNLVVGNCCEIMPIRRGSMGKPIPGHQVEVVDEEGNIVPPGTTGEIAILRPDPVMFLNYWQNPEATEKKFVGDWSLTGDLGKKDEDGYLWYIARKDDVITSSGYRIGPAEIEDCLLRHPAVAMSAVIGKPDPVRTEIVKAFVVLKPGVPASKELSVEIRDFIRNRLAAHEYPREIEFVEELPMTSSGKIIRGELRRRESEA